The nucleotide sequence CGCCGAAGGCCAGCGCGTTCGCATCGTTCTCCACCACGACCGGCAGGTTCGTCCTCTGTCGGAGGAGCGTGCCGAACGGAACGCCCGTCCAGCCGAACTCCGGCATCGTGCCGACGACGCCATCCGGCTGTTGCACGACTCCCGGCACGGCGATCCCGACGGCGAGGCAGGGCGTGCCCATCGAGTCGGCCGTCGCGATCAGGTCGTCGAACAGCCGGAACACCTTGCGCAGCTGGCGCTCCTGGTCGGTCGCGCGTTCGGGCGATTCCGCGTCGGCCCCCGCCGGGTCGCCCGCCTGCCGCGCGCCGAGCGGAACCGAGCGCCGGAACACGATCTTGCCGTCGAAGTCCACGAGGATGCCGGTCACCGTCTCGGCACGGAGCTGGATCGCGGCGACGAGCCGGGAACTGCCGGCGTACCGCAGGAGCACGGACGGCCGGCCGCCGGTCGACGGCTCCTGGCCGGCGGCGACGACGAGCCCGTCCTCGATGAGGGATGCCGTCAGCCGGTTGATGGTCGCCGGGCTCAGGCCCGTCTTGGCGCCGAGCTGCTGCCGGGACAGCGCGCCGGATTCGCGGAGGGCCTCGATGATGGCCGTCTGGTTGACGCGGGCCAGCGTGCTGGTGGTCGCTGTCGCGCGCGTCCGTTTGGCCACCGGCGCCTCCTCATCCCCAGTCCGAGTCGCGGCCGCCCAGCGCAGCCAGAGCAAACTTTACTATCGCAGTGGATGGAGCTGGCTAGCGCGATGACCGCATCGGGCGCGTCCCGCTCGCGGTCAGCATCCGACGTGGCCGCGGAGCGAAATGCCGCCGCCCATCAGGCCCGCGTCCTGGAGTGCTTTCGAGATATGGTCCGACAGCACGCCCGAGAGCATCTCGGCTTCGCTCTCGCCGCGGTCCTTCTCGACCTGACGCTCCTCGGCTCCCAGCTCGTCCAGCGAGACGGGCTCTGCCTCCCAGTTCGTGGAGAGCAGGAGTTTCCGGGCCGCCGCGATGCGCTCGTCCGTCTGAGCGTCCGCGGTCGCCTCGTCGCGCTCGACCGCGACCTGCACGCAGCCGGGCGCGGTGCTGCCGTCGCTGAGCAGGAACGTGCGGTGCACGTCGAGGTCGTACGTAACCGCCGGTGCGCTTCGGGTCGGGCTCGGCGTCGGTGGAGCGATCGAGGTGGCAGCGACGGACCGCTGGTCGAGATCGGCGCATCCGGCGAGCGCTGTCGCGATCCCGAGTGCGGTTGCGATCGTCACGGCTATCGCCGCACATCCCCGCTGTCGTCGGTACATCCGTCTCCCCCTTCGGGCCCGTCGGGCCGTTCCCCGCGGGTCAGCATAGCGCTGGGCCGCTCGCTCTTCGGCCTCAGGCGTCGGCGCCGAATCCGCGCGCGAGGACATCGAACAGCGCGCCTACCCGCGCCTGCTGGGCCGCGGCGACGTCGTCGGCCGGTTCGCCCGCGATCAGCCGCCGAGCCGCATCCACGAGGAGCGCCGCATAGCCTCCGACGAACATCGCGGCGAACAGGGCTGCGTCGCCGTCGAAAGCGGGATCCGCCTCGAGTTCGGTTGCGAGCCCCTGCTGCAATTCGTCGGCGAGCTCGCGGGCGCGAGCGACCAGGGCGGGGGAGCCGCCGACGGTGCGGAAGAACGGAACGGAGCGGGCGTCGAGGCCGGAGAGGGGATGACGCTCGTCGAGCAGCCGCAGTGTCGCCTCCCTCAACGAGGCCAGCACGCCGGTGCCGTCCGCGCGGTCCCGGACCGCGATGC is from Leifsonia sp. 466MF and encodes:
- a CDS encoding ROK family transcriptional regulator translates to MAKRTRATATTSTLARVNQTAIIEALRESGALSRQQLGAKTGLSPATINRLTASLIEDGLVVAAGQEPSTGGRPSVLLRYAGSSRLVAAIQLRAETVTGILVDFDGKIVFRRSVPLGARQAGDPAGADAESPERATDQERQLRKVFRLFDDLIATADSMGTPCLAVGIAVPGVVQQPDGVVGTMPEFGWTGVPFGTLLRQRTNLPVVVENDANALAFGELHTGAGRGLSSLVALFLENGLGAGIVANGELHRGARAEAGEIGYLLMERSSLGRSYDARGDLEDRIGSLALTQRARERGIPIPDGGSLTAEDVFELARDGNADAQELADEILDMVAIAVAALVIVLDPELVVVGSSFVGSSDTVIPGIQERLRGRIIRVPRIEPATHREDAVLLGAAELAAAEVNGFAYLAF
- a CDS encoding TetR/AcrR family transcriptional regulator, which encodes MPRTSERGGPQTRARIAGIASGLFAERGFDAVTVADVAREAGVSSVTVFKHFPRKEDLYLDRSADAEDLLRIAVRDRADGTGVLASLREATLRLLDERHPLSGLDARSVPFFRTVGGSPALVARARELADELQQGLATELEADPAFDGDAALFAAMFVGGYAALLVDAARRLIAGEPADDVAAAQQARVGALFDVLARGFGADA